AAATCTCCCAAATACCAACATGTCTCAATGGAGCGCAGCATGCTGGGAGGCATCACAACTCCTCCTACAAGCAGATCGGCCACGGCCAGAGACAGGATGAGGTAGTTAGTCGGTGTGTGAAGCTGCTTGAAATGAATCACTGTTATGATCACAAGCAGGTTTCCAATGATTGTGACAATTGAAGAGACACTAAAAAGGATGTAGAGCAATATTCGAGTTTCCAACGGATAGATAAATTTCTGACAAGACCTGTTACTAAACTCATAACAGAGAAAAGGCTTTTCCAAGATTCCATTTTGGCTGATGTTGACTTGGACGTCCATTTAGACTGAAGCTTCCGTATGAATCAATGGAGTGAAGTCAATTCTGGCCTTTTAAAATGGTGCAGCTACATTTATGCACCTCTATAAATGAATTACTTGCTAAAAGCTTAATAGATCTTAAATACAACACATAAATCTACCAAACAGGAGAATGAATCTGGGCTGAAATCTTATTTTCCACAATCCTCCAATCACAGACTCTCTTAACCTTTCCTTCTACAATGAACCACCTCATGGAGCAGAGAGCACATTTATAGCACAAGAGTTTCATAACAACCTCCCTCCTGTCAAATCACACAACAATTGTGTTTCCAAAGCAACATAATCTTCTCAAAACTATATCATATCAGCAGAATATGCAACAAGGACAACAAGGAAGCTGcatcttaataaaataattcattttgataAGAGGAATTAAATGGGAAAAGAACTGCAACTACTGTTGGTGGCGACATTTAATGCCCTTTAGATATTTTACAAACAAGGAAAAAATACATTCTACATCATCAAAAACAATAGTTACATTTTCTAAGGCCTATGTGACACTTAGGGACAAATTTAATAGTCAGTTTTCTGGCATTGTTTTCTTGTCAATCAATTATGAATGTTAaattaaagaacattaaaaggatttaaagtaatcaaattatttaaaataggcCCTAAGTTTGTTCTAAACTGCACACATTTTGCAGAAgaacattgttttgtttgtgcttTGGCTCTGTGTGGATGAATATGGTTTGCGGCACATTCCTCTTCCAAAACACCAACTCCAGCAACTGAAACCTCTCTCTACTTAATGTATAGTATACACAATAATAGAGCCCCCCTACTTTGATTTGTCATCATAAATAGGGTGACCATATGTCCTCTTTTCCCCCGACATGTCCTCTTCTcggacttaaaaaaaatgcacccAGCCAGGATTTCTAAATCGCCTAAAATGTCAGGGATTCGGTTTTTGCTTTCTACAGTCTCCattcattgtgttttttgtattaaagcccTACACAGGACTGTTTTCTTGATCCCACTCCTGCTGAATTTTGGGCCATTACTGCCTGCTCACACAATCattttaatactaaatataatttttgcgCATCAGGGAGCTGCAATCGTATGCAGAGTGtttaaatctcttttgaatAGCAGCTGTTTACTTTCAATTTCGCAATCACACACACTCTGTATAAAGGCAGCACATCTTACATTAtctgctgagcagcaaatcctccagcatgatttgtcagtcatctctccttactttTGTCTTGATCAGTTAAGTCTGATTCCTGCAGCTTGTGttggatgcagggttgccaaatctgcatttttttgcTCGGAATTGGGCTGATTTTAAAGTGTTGCGAAGGGCTGATTTTCTCTcgtgggttaaatgtttgaaatattgcataaattacatttcactgaaatgcttgtattgaaacattttgtattCTACCTGTGATAAAACTGTGCAAGATGTTAAATGTTGTGATGACCACTGGTAGGAAgccttttagctgtgtttatgatcaatcTGGACAAAggtgactgtaaaataaacattttagttatggaaatgtaatattttaagttttgatatgggATATGGTCATTGCACTTGCATTGCTTTGGGGGCTTtttcacttaaaataattatgcaaatcagataattgtaatttacatttaaatttattgtttaaattaaaataactgagaATGTTGCTGGtttggtttgttaaaaaaaaaaaaaaaattttttaaagctttacGTTGAAAGTATGTTTGTGGAGAGGAGAGGTATTTTATCACTGACTGTGCAGTTTTCACAGAGTTCAACTTTATGAGAACTTCATTTATAAGGATCCTTGAGAGAAGCAAAGATCAACACTGGTGGAGCCAGAAGAGCCCCGAATGGCATACAGTTCATATTCATACAGGCATACATATATAGCACATACAggattttaaaaacacagatttctTTTGCTCTAATATGAAGGTTTAATTAagaaatgacataaaaaatgtaataaaataggTACATTGTAATATGTAGCAATCAGAAAATTAGACATCAAGAAATGTATTTGCATATAATCtgtttcattatttacattagTACTGTTCTTGAAGAATTTGTCTGAAATATTGCTTTGGACAAAATGATTCTGAATGCATGTCTGAACCAGCTGTAAAAGAAGGCGTACACTATAGGATTACAGGTTGAATTATAATATCCAACCCAATAAAACAAGTCAAACAGCAGTGGTGGTACAGAGTAACCAATGAAGGGATCAATaatattgcaaagaaaaaaaggaatccAGAAAGTCAGAAACACCCCCATGATGATGGCTAAAGTCTTAGTGgcttttccttcttttttcatttctgaATTCACGCTCTGCATGGCCTGAACCTGCCGTTGAGCTGCGTGTAAGATCTTAAGGTACACGCAGAGCATGACAAAAGCAGGGATATAAAAACAGATCAGTGAAAACACAGTAGCTCCAGCTTTACTCTGAAACAGCGTACATCCGCCATCACATTTAATGCTCTCATAGTAAAAATCTTCAGCACCAAGAATATTAAGCTCCATGAAGATCATGCCAAACCCCAGAGCAGCTGAAACAGTCCAGCAGATAATAATCATAACCAGTGTAGTCAGTGATGTCATTTTACTGTGGTATTGAAAGGGGTGACATATGGCATAATATCTTTCCAAAGAAATGATACAGAGATTTAAAATTGAGGTGGTGCATAATGTCACATCAAGACTGCTGTGTATTTTACAGAACAAATCTCCCAGATACCAGCACGTCTCGATGGAGCGCAGCATGCTGGGAGGCATCACAACTCCTCCTACAAGCAGATCGGCCACGGCCAGAGACAGGATGAGGTAGTTAGTCGGTGTGTGAAGctgcttgaaatgaatgaccGTTATGATCACAAGCAGGTTTCCTATAACTGTGACAATTGAAGAGACACTACAAAGGATGTAGAGGAATATCCGGGTTTCCAAAGAATAGACAAACTTCTGACAAGACCTGTTACTAAACTCATAACAGAGAAAAGGCTTTTCCCAGATTTCAGTTTGACTGATGTTGATTCGGATTTCCATTTATACAGTTCACTGGAGGTTTCCTGTTTAAAACAAGGGAGTGAAGTTAATTTCAGCCTGcagttacattttttgcatCTCTATCAAAGAATtacataaatgattttaaatgcaaCACAGCACAACACAACAAAGACTCTCATCCATGGTCTTACCTTTCTTTCTATAGTGAACCAAGGCTGCCCCATGGAGCAGAGAGCATACATTTATAGCACAAGAGTTTCATAACAACCTCCCTACTGGCAAATCACACAGTATTTGAGTTTCCTAGGCCCATGGGACAAAATGGGCCTGCTACCCCATTTCTTCCAGTCTATGAAACAATTTCATTATACTGTAATTCTGTCATATTTTCGCATACTTAATATAGTTGTGTGAACAGACGGTAACTCTTGACATGTATCCAACCCTGTGTTCAGATCGTTTGATTGTGTTTGATGTGATCAACTGATTAATTTAAATCTGCTTTCACTCTGACAAACTCAATCAGCATTTGTCATATCGCATCTATTCGGTGTTTTCAACtgcataatgttaattttagcttttgctgcttgataaccctggtgaaaaaaccagcatatgctggttaggtaggttttgatgctggtttaagctggtcctttgctggtttttgctggtcatgttgctggtcaaggaccagcatgaaccagcaaaggaccagcttaaaccagcatcaaaacctacctaaccagcatcccagcatcaaaacatacctaccagcatatgctgtttttttcaccagggacgtCATGacgtaaataaaaaataaataaatatgacctcATGTTATGTCaatcacgtttacacactgcctctgaAACTTtttccatcataaaaaaatcgTATTGGGTTCAAAATTTGTCACACTTGCCACAGAcgtgaaaaatgcagaaaattgaaACCAATCCGTTTTTTAAGTTTCAAGGGCAGTGTAAACTTTCTGACACATAGTGaggtgtatttattttttagcttgAGCAAATTACGGACAGTCATTTGTAACAGTAAAGCCcgcttaattttaatttgattggtcatctcaaaacatgtttttcattaaCGAATGCATTATCACATGAAATCATATCTTTGAcataataattttgtaattagtttttaaattaatatatatttagacatgCAAAATAGTtaatagatttttgtttttattgaactTAAGCAGATTTTGTGTACACAAATGACACTACTTTTATGCATTGACTCAACATGTGCTGTATGTGTTGTTGTAGCAGCCTATTCATTAAACCTGTAGTTTATAGTCATCCGCACTGCACATTGGGGATATTTCACTTGTCTAACACtgtgattcaactcatcagccaAATAGCTGAGTATCTCTGTAGGTGTCAGATTAGTTAGGGGCCTGTTTATAGAAATGGACTGAGAAgcactaaaatttaaattgcaatttacatttcaaattttgttttaaataaagtaccTCCAAGAAAGTTgcctcttttgtttgttttaaataaaaagtgacatTGAAGCCTAATGGAAACTCCAAACAAATGGAATGAACAAACATGGAATGAATTGTTAAGCATGGTGTTCATGCATCGTCTGCATCGTCTAATTCTTTTTTGTCTTGTCTGCTTGTACTTTGAAGGTTTACACTGAAAGTATGTTTGTGAAGAGGAGAGATATACTGGCACTGACCGTGCTGTTTTCACAAAgttgaaatttatttaataaggaTTCATtgaaatgcttgtattgaaacattttgtattCTACCTGTGATAAAACTGTGCAAGATGTTAAGTGTTGTGATGACCACTGGTAGGAAGtcttttagctgtgtttatgatcaatctgcacaaaggtgactgtaaaataaacattttagttatggaaatgtaatattttgagttttgatatggGATATGGTCATTGCACTTGCATTGCTTTGGGGGTTtttcacttaaaataattatgcaaatcagataattgtaatttacatttaaatttattgtttaaattaaaataccttTGAGAATGTTGCTGGtttggtttgttaaaaaaaaaaaagtattttaaagctTTACGTTGAAAGTATGTTTGTGGAGAGGAGAGGTATTTTATCACTGACTGTGCAGTTTTCACAGAGTTCAACTTTATGAGAACTTCATTTATAAGGATCCTTGAGAGAAGCAAAGATCAACACTGGTGGAGCCAGAAGAGCCCCGAATGGCATACAGTTCATATTCATACAGGCATACATATATAGCACATACAggattttaaaaacacagatttctTTTGCTCTAATATGAAGGTTTAATTAagaaatgacataaaaaatgcaataaaataggTACATTGTAATATGTAGCAATcataaaaaaagacatcaagaaatgtatttgcatataatctgtttcattatttacattagTACTGTTCTTGAAGAATTGGTCTGAAATATTGCTTTGGACAAAATGATTCTGAATGCATGTCTGAACCAACTGTAAAAGAAGGCGTACACTATGGGATTACAGGTTGAATTATAATATCCAACCCAATAGAACAAGTCAAACAGCAGTGGTGGTACAGAGTAACCAATGAAGGGATCAATaatattgcaaagaaaaaaaggaatccAGAAAGTCAGAAACACCCCCATGATGATGGCTAAAGTCTTAGTGgcttttccttcttttttcatttctgaATTCACACTCTGGATGGCCTGAACCTGCCGCTGAGCTGCATGTAAGATTTTAAGGTACACGCAGAGCATGACAAAAGCAGGAATATAAAAACAGATCAGTGAGAATACAGTAGCTCCTGCTTTACTCTGAAACAGCGTACATCCGCCATCACATTTAATGCTCTCATAGTAAAAATCTTCAGCACCAAGAATATTAAGCTCCATGAAGATCATGCCAAAGCCCAGAGCAGCTGAAACAGTCCAGCAGATAATAATCATAACCAGTGTAGTTAGTGACGTCATTTTACTGTGATATTGAAAGGGGTGACATATGGCATAATATCTTTCCAAAGAAATGATACAGAGATTTAAAATTGACGCAGTACTTAATGTCACATCAAGACTGCTGTGTATTTTACAGAACAAATCTCCCAGATACCAGCACGTCTCGATGGAGCGCAGCATGCTGGGAGGCATCACAATTCCTCCTACAAGCAGATCGGCCACGGCCAGAGACAGGATGAGGTAGTTAGTCGGTGTGTGAAGctgcttgaaatgaatgactgTTATGATCACCAGCAGGTTTCCTATAACTGTGATAATTGAAGAGACACTAAAAAGGATGTAGAAGAATATCCGTGTTTCCAAAGAATAGACAAACTTCTGACAAGACCTGTTACTAAACTCATAACAGAGAAAAGGCTTTTCCCAGATTTCAGTTTGACTGATGTTGATTCGGATATCCATTTATACAGTTCACTGGAGGTTTCCTGTTTAAAACAAGGGAGTGAAGTTAATTTCAGCCTGCAGTCACATTTTTGCATCTTTATCAAAGAATtacataaatgattttaaatgcaaCACAGCACAACACAACAAAGACTCTCATCCATGGTCTTACCTTTCTTTCTATAGTGAACCAAGGCTGCCCCATGGAGCAGAGAGCATACATTTATAGCACAAGAGTTTCATAACAACCTCCCTACTGGCAAATCACACAGTATTTGAGTTTCCTAGGCCCATGGGACAAAATGGGCCTGCTACCCCATTTCTTCCAGTCTATGAAACAATTTCATTATACTGTAATTCTTTCATATGTGTTCAGATCATTTGATGTGATCAACTGATTAATTTAAATCTGCTTTCACTCTGACAAACTCAATCAGCATTTGTCATATCGCATCTGTTCGGTGTTTTCAACtgcataatgttaattttagcttttgctgcttgataaccctggtgaaaaaaacagcatatgctggtaggtatgttttgatgctggaatgctggttggAATGCTgaagcaaaggaccagcttaaaccagcatcaaaacctacctaaccagcatcccagcatcaaaacatacctaccagcatatgctgtttttttcaccagggtattgcaaattggtgtgtcttaccatactattttaatgtattatcttaattctGAACACAttagtttgtagtgcaaacattttttgatcgtttactgcatgttgttattcttctggtTATATAGCAGCTaataaaccggaagtctcgcccgtAAGCTTACTTCTGCGtttaagaataaggtggataaatacgctaaaaataacaaaaatatagttGGAAAAAAGGTATGTTTAAAACCATAAGTTACATCTTCAAACAtaagttttaatttgtttttagattaatatatagatatattaaaCAGGCTGTACAATTTTCAACCACTTGATATATCACCGGTGCACCGCACTGCAGACCAAAACAAACGTGAGTTTCGGCTAAGCCGCTGTCCTCTGTTCGTCCACATCCCTTTTGTGCAACACATCAAGAAAACGGGATACATAGCGAAACTGAGGTAATACAATTGTGAACAGTGTCTAATGTCGATGTAAGTATCCTTCACTGGAAAACTCCAAACTGCACAACTTAACGGTCTGCTAAGAATACACTACACTATATCTTTAAATAGCAAACAGTTTTTAGCTAAttctatataaatgtaaaaatcatatATAGCGCCTTTAAGcttgcaaaacactttttagTGCTCTTAAAATGTGGACATAAATGGTATTTTCTTGGAATTATTTGCGTTGTTTGCAAATAGTTTCAATGAAATATCTTTGCAATAGTTACATACTGTAGTCACAGTTATTagaaatgcatgaataaaagtgttttgtACATCTTGCTCAGTTTAAAAGTATTTGGATCTCCTGAAATATGTACTAGGTGCTTCAGCCATAAAGACATAAAATGGACATACatgtagaaatatttataagggcctttttaaaaatcttttctcATGTGATTTGAAGTGATCTAGCATTAAAcatgcagggttttttttacatgcttaatcaatttaattcatAAGGATGCatgagaggggaaaaaatcaACACTGGTGAACTCAAAAGAACTTTAAATGCCAAGACATCCAGCATTTTATACAGGCATGTAATATCACATATGACATGTTTTGCACTTCTTTAAGTATAAAGGTTCAGTTAAGAAATCACAACTGCAAAATGTGCCAATCGGAACATTAAACATCaagtaaaaacatttgcaatttcATTATTACATCAGTACTGTTTTTGAAGAATTTGTCTGAAAAATTGCCTTGGATAGAATAATTCTAAATGCATGTCTGAACCAGCTATAAAAGAAGGCGTACACTATGGGATTACATGTGGAATTATAATATCCCACCCAATAGAACAAGTCAAACAGCAGTGGTGGTACAGAGTAACCAATGAAGGGATCGATaatattgcaaagaaaaaaaggaatccAGAAAGTCAGAAACACCCCCACGATGATGGCTAAAGTCTTAGTGgcttttccttcttttttcaATTCAGAATTCACACTCTGGATGGCCTGAACCTGTCTTTTAGCTACATGTAAGATTTTCAGGTATATGCAGAGCATGACAAAAGCAGGAACGTAAAAACAGGCCAATGACATTGCAGTAGCTGCGTCTCTGCTCATAAACATTGTGCATCCTCCATCACATTTAATGTTTGCATAGTAAAAATCTTCAACACCAAGAATATTTAACTCTAAGAAGATCATGCCAAACCCCAGAGCAGCTGAAACTGTCCAGCAGATAATAATCATAACTAGTGTAGTCAGTGATGTCATTTTACTGTGGTATTGAAAGGGGTGACATATGGCATAATATCTTTCCAAAGAAATGATACAGAGATTTAAAATTGAGGTGGTGCATAATGTCACATCAAGACTGCTGTGTATTTTACAGAACAAATCTCCCAGATACCAGCATGTCTCGATGGAGCGCAGCATGCTGGGAGGCATCACAACTCCTCCTACAAGCAGATCGGCCACAGCCAGAGACAGGATGAGGTAGTTAGTCGGTGTGTGAAGctgcttgaaatgaatgactgTTATGATCACCAGCAGGTTTCCTATAATTGTGACAATTGAAGAGACACTAAAAAGGATGTAGAAGAATATCCGTGTTTCCAAAGAATAGACAAACTTCTGACAAGACCTGTTACTAAACTCATAACAGAGAAAAGGCTTTTCCCAGATTTCAGTTTGACTGATGTTGATTCGGATTTCCATTTATACAGTTCACTGGAGGTTTCCTGTTTAAAACAAGAGAGTGAAGTTAATTTCAGCCTGcagttacattttttgcatCTCTGTCAAAGAATTACATATTAGAAGCTAGATTGATTGAATGATTCTAAATGCAGCACAACACAACCAAGACTCTCATCCATGttcttacctttttttctaTAGTGAACCAAGGCTGCCTCATGGAGCACAGAGCATACATTTATAGCACAAGAGTTTCGTAACAACCTCCCTCCTGTCAAATCACACAGTATTTGAGTTTCCTAGGCCCATGGGACAATCGGCTTGCCACCCCATTTCTTCTGCTCTGTGAGACAATTTCAGTATACTGTAATTCTG
This is a stretch of genomic DNA from Labeo rohita strain BAU-BD-2019 chromosome 20, IGBB_LRoh.1.0, whole genome shotgun sequence. It encodes these proteins:
- the LOC127182518 gene encoding trace amine-associated receptor 1-like; this translates as MEIRINISQTEIWEKPFLCYEFSNRSCQKFVYSLETRIFLYILCSVSSIVTVIGNLLVIITVIHFKQLHTPTNYLILSLAVADLLVGGVVMPPSMLRSIETCWYLGDLFCKIHSSLDVTLCTTSILNLCIISLERYYAICHPFQYHSKMTSLTTLVMIIICWTVSAALGFGMIFMELNILGAEDFYYESIKCDGGCTLFQSKAGATVFSLICFYIPAFVMLCVYLKILHAAQRQVQAMQSVNSEMKKEGKATKTLAIIMGVFLTFWIPFFLCNIIDPFIGYSVPPLLFDLFYWVGYYNSTCNPIVYAFFYSWFRHAFRIILSKAIFQTNSSRTVLM
- the LOC127182516 gene encoding trace amine-associated receptor 1-like — translated: MDIRINISQTEIWEKPFLCYEFSNRSCQKFVYSLETRIFFYILFSVSSIITVIGNLLVIITVIHFKQLHTPTNYLILSLAVADLLVGGIVMPPSMLRSIETCWYLGDLFCKIHSSLDVTLSTASILNLCIISLERYYAICHPFQYHSKMTSLTTLVMIIICWTVSAALGFGMIFMELNILGAEDFYYESIKCDGGCTLFQSKAGATVFSLICFYIPAFVMLCVYLKILHAAQRQVQAIQSVNSEMKKEGKATKTLAIIMGVFLTFWIPFFLCNIIDPFIGYSVPPLLFDLFYWVGYYNSTCNPIVYAFFYSWFRHAFRIILSKAIFQTNSSRTVLM
- the LOC127182517 gene encoding trace amine-associated receptor 1-like; translation: MEIRINISQTEIWEKPFLCYEFSNRSCQKFVYSLETRIFFYILFSVSSIVTIIGNLLVIITVIHFKQLHTPTNYLILSLAVADLLVGGVVMPPSMLRSIETCWYLGDLFCKIHSSLDVTLCTTSILNLCIISLERYYAICHPFQYHSKMTSLTTLVMIIICWTVSAALGFGMIFLELNILGVEDFYYANIKCDGGCTMFMSRDAATAMSLACFYVPAFVMLCIYLKILHVAKRQVQAIQSVNSELKKEGKATKTLAIIVGVFLTFWIPFFLCNIIDPFIGYSVPPLLFDLFYWVGYYNSTCNPIVYAFFYSWFRHAFRIILSKAIFQTNSSKTVLM